Proteins encoded by one window of Tunturibacter psychrotolerans:
- a CDS encoding RidA family protein — protein MSIKRYGVEGGKGTGGQHLPFARAVEADGWLYVSGQVPMVQGEVIAGNIVAQSQQAIRNLLSILNEAGYGPEHVVRCGVWLEDPRDFSSFNAVFKEHFGENPPARACVVSSMVVDCKVEIDCVAYKARGN, from the coding sequence ATGAGCATCAAGCGATACGGGGTAGAAGGCGGAAAGGGTACAGGTGGTCAGCACCTCCCCTTTGCGAGAGCGGTCGAAGCAGACGGATGGCTGTATGTATCAGGCCAGGTTCCGATGGTTCAAGGTGAGGTCATCGCGGGCAACATCGTTGCCCAGTCGCAACAGGCAATTCGCAACCTGCTATCGATTCTGAACGAAGCCGGGTATGGCCCGGAGCATGTGGTGCGCTGTGGAGTCTGGCTTGAAGATCCGCGCGACTTTTCCTCATTCAATGCCGTCTTCAAAGAACACTTCGGCGAAAATCCCCCAGCGCGCGCGTGCGTCGTATCGAGCATGGTTGTCGACTGCAAGGTGGAGATCGATTGCGTGGCCTACAAGGCTCGGGGGAATTGA
- a CDS encoding cytochrome P450, producing the protein MTTSTLIPAVSRFRSFADSVAMARNPVPVLAKYNETYGDTFRFYLGGLKEAIVTIDPAIIQHVLKTNAENYQKSEIQVKRMGHFLGKGLLTTHGEPWRTQRRLIQKGFDRKQLDALSSIMQDSLAESLRDFDRQIQDGPVDIYPQLMKITFAMVARSLFGASLKDEDIDLVSHTICTVQEFIVRQTLQPYLNPWFAASGELRRHEEMRTRADAVLMEYIKKRRKEPPRPDLLQTLMDARYTDGEGMPDELILSESMQLLVAGHETSSNALSWLLYLLSSRPDCLEKVRQEFDSVLGEEPLSHGHVPKFEFATQVIQEALRLYPPFWMIDRMAVADDRVGDVAIPRGSMVIVYVYGAHHAPRHWQDPEVFDTARFVKANDKLRTPFTYLPFGGGPRGCIGGNYAMLQILMILSDLLRKYDFQLAPGQTIEARPMVILRPKHGIRMTFTNAVPSASRITTLV; encoded by the coding sequence ATGACGACATCAACGCTTATCCCAGCCGTTTCCCGATTTCGCAGCTTTGCTGATTCTGTCGCAATGGCTCGCAATCCTGTGCCGGTTTTGGCCAAATACAACGAAACCTATGGCGACACCTTTCGGTTTTACTTGGGTGGTCTCAAGGAGGCGATCGTTACCATCGATCCCGCCATCATTCAGCATGTGTTGAAGACCAATGCGGAGAACTATCAAAAATCTGAAATTCAAGTAAAACGGATGGGCCACTTCCTTGGGAAAGGTCTTCTCACGACCCACGGAGAGCCCTGGCGTACCCAGCGGCGTCTCATCCAGAAGGGCTTTGATCGGAAGCAACTCGATGCGCTGTCCTCGATCATGCAAGACTCCTTGGCGGAGTCACTCCGTGATTTTGATAGACAAATCCAGGACGGCCCTGTCGACATCTACCCCCAGCTAATGAAGATTACCTTCGCGATGGTCGCCAGATCATTGTTTGGCGCGTCCTTGAAGGACGAAGACATCGATCTGGTCAGCCACACCATCTGCACTGTTCAGGAATTCATCGTTCGCCAAACCCTTCAGCCCTACCTGAATCCATGGTTCGCCGCCTCGGGCGAACTGCGCCGGCACGAAGAGATGCGGACGCGTGCCGACGCCGTCCTGATGGAATACATCAAAAAGCGCCGCAAGGAACCGCCCCGACCCGACCTGCTGCAGACTCTGATGGATGCCCGTTACACTGATGGCGAAGGTATGCCAGACGAGCTCATTCTGAGCGAGAGCATGCAACTTCTGGTTGCCGGCCATGAAACATCGTCGAATGCGTTATCGTGGCTTCTTTATCTTTTGAGCTCGCGTCCGGATTGTCTTGAAAAGGTGCGGCAGGAGTTTGATTCAGTGCTCGGCGAAGAGCCCCTGAGCCATGGCCATGTTCCAAAGTTCGAGTTTGCGACTCAGGTCATTCAGGAGGCACTCCGCCTCTATCCGCCGTTTTGGATGATTGACCGCATGGCTGTTGCAGACGACCGCGTTGGCGACGTCGCCATACCCCGCGGATCGATGGTCATTGTGTATGTGTACGGTGCGCACCATGCTCCGCGCCACTGGCAAGATCCTGAGGTTTTCGACACTGCGCGTTTCGTCAAAGCGAACGATAAGCTGCGTACGCCTTTTACTTACCTTCCCTTCGGCGGTGGCCCTCGAGGTTGTATCGGCGGAAATTATGCGATGCTGCAGATCCTCATGATCTTGAGCGATCTGCTCAGAAAATACGACTTCCAGCTGGCTCCCGGTCAAACGATCGAAGCTCGCCCGATGGTGATCCTGCGGCCGAAGCACGGAATTCGCATGACGTTCACCAATGCTGTCCCGTCTGCCTCGCGCATCACGACTCTAGTGTAG
- a CDS encoding gluconate:H+ symporter, with protein sequence MIDHHSIFLLISAFASVICLILLIAVVKLNPVITLIVVALSLAVVAGMPLATVIHSFEMGVGSTLGHIAIVVALGTMLGKMMAESGGADQIAYTLIRLFGEKNIPWAMVVIGFLVGLPAFFEVGFVLLIPIVFTVVRRTGTSLILVGLPMLAGLSVVHGLVPPHPAALLAVTIYKADVGRTILYALIVGVPTAVVAGPVFAKLIAPHVQLGTENPIAKDFADHDKERSLPSFGLTLFSILLPVFLMLIGSWADAISVRGSALNGGLHLIGNDDLALLIGVLFSFVTLGTMRGFSRETILRFSNECLAPTATITLLVGAGGGFGRILQDSGVSNAIIVLAMHSHVPLLLLAWILAALLRLATGSATVAMTTAAGIVAPIALNSPGVHPELLAIATGAGSLIFSHVNDGGFWLVKEYFGMSVIQTIKTWSVCETIISVMALILTIGLSLVV encoded by the coding sequence ATGATCGATCACCACAGTATCTTTTTGCTGATCTCCGCGTTCGCATCGGTGATTTGCCTGATTCTGCTGATTGCAGTAGTAAAACTCAATCCAGTCATCACGCTCATTGTCGTTGCCTTATCTCTTGCCGTGGTTGCAGGAATGCCACTTGCGACGGTGATCCATTCTTTTGAGATGGGTGTCGGCTCGACGCTTGGGCACATCGCGATCGTGGTGGCTTTGGGCACAATGCTGGGGAAGATGATGGCAGAATCTGGTGGCGCAGACCAGATCGCCTATACCCTCATCCGGCTGTTTGGCGAAAAGAATATCCCGTGGGCCATGGTGGTCATCGGGTTCCTGGTAGGACTGCCTGCTTTCTTCGAGGTAGGCTTCGTTCTGTTGATTCCGATCGTGTTTACAGTGGTTCGGCGGACAGGAACTTCGCTTATCCTGGTCGGCTTGCCCATGCTGGCTGGGCTTTCCGTGGTCCACGGATTGGTGCCGCCACACCCTGCGGCGCTTCTGGCGGTAACAATTTACAAGGCGGATGTGGGTCGCACGATTCTCTATGCATTGATCGTTGGCGTTCCGACGGCGGTGGTCGCGGGGCCGGTTTTCGCCAAGCTGATTGCGCCGCATGTGCAGCTTGGGACAGAGAATCCGATCGCGAAGGATTTCGCTGATCACGATAAAGAACGGAGCCTACCAAGCTTCGGGCTCACCTTATTCAGCATCCTGCTGCCGGTCTTTCTGATGCTGATCGGGAGTTGGGCCGACGCTATTTCCGTGCGTGGAAGCGCTCTGAATGGTGGATTGCACCTGATCGGCAATGACGATCTGGCTCTCCTCATCGGTGTACTGTTCAGCTTTGTGACACTAGGCACGATGAGGGGTTTCTCACGAGAAACGATCCTCCGCTTCAGCAATGAATGCCTGGCCCCCACCGCAACTATTACCCTCCTGGTTGGCGCGGGCGGCGGCTTCGGGCGGATACTGCAGGATAGCGGTGTATCCAACGCGATTATTGTCCTCGCGATGCATAGTCACGTTCCTCTGCTCCTGCTAGCCTGGATTCTCGCCGCGCTGCTCCGCCTCGCAACCGGATCGGCGACCGTAGCCATGACGACAGCCGCCGGCATTGTGGCTCCAATCGCTTTGAATAGCCCAGGAGTTCATCCCGAATTGCTCGCCATCGCCACGGGCGCGGGTTCGCTAATCTTCTCTCATGTCAATGACGGCGGCTTCTGGCTGGTGAAGGAGTATTTCGGGATGAGCGTCATTCAAACTATCAAGACCTGGTCCGTTTGTGAAACGATCATCTCGGTGATGGCGCTAATTCTCACGATCGGTCTATCGCTCGTAGTCTAA
- a CDS encoding nucleotidyltransferase family protein yields MPVTVGMLAVNWLARFSKHSCTFQYKDARERMGHSGIGMSTKTRIESRVGAIVLAAGSSSRMGEAKQLLPLADSTVLERTLGNLIGSNVDEIVLVLGSSAETIRERLAESSTRQLRILVNPDYGQGMATSLRAGLAVLDKNIKAALIVLADQPFVRTKTFDRIIDQYRRSDAQIVIPMFQGFRGNPVLLDRSVFLEVMALRGDIGCRAIFGNHLDRIVKEEVNDVGILLDIDNKDDYERLRDFGPLGPPPSWLAMKLRHSAS; encoded by the coding sequence GTGCCAGTCACCGTTGGTATGCTGGCCGTGAATTGGTTAGCGCGATTCTCTAAACATAGTTGCACTTTCCAATATAAGGATGCCCGTGAAAGGATGGGGCATTCAGGTATAGGCATGTCGACGAAGACAAGAATTGAATCGCGCGTGGGTGCTATTGTTCTGGCTGCCGGCAGTTCCAGCCGCATGGGAGAAGCAAAGCAGCTTCTCCCATTGGCCGACAGTACCGTACTTGAGCGAACGCTTGGAAATCTTATTGGCTCCAACGTCGATGAGATTGTTCTTGTACTCGGCTCCTCGGCGGAGACGATCCGCGAACGGCTTGCAGAGTCGTCCACGAGACAACTGAGAATACTCGTGAATCCCGACTATGGTCAGGGAATGGCAACGTCACTACGGGCTGGGTTGGCCGTCTTGGATAAGAACATAAAAGCCGCGCTGATCGTGCTGGCGGATCAGCCATTCGTTCGGACGAAAACGTTCGATCGAATTATCGATCAATATCGACGATCCGATGCACAGATCGTGATCCCGATGTTTCAGGGTTTTCGCGGCAATCCTGTTCTTTTGGATCGTTCTGTCTTCCTTGAGGTTATGGCGCTTCGAGGAGATATCGGCTGCCGAGCGATCTTTGGGAATCACTTGGACAGGATAGTCAAAGAAGAAGTAAACGACGTAGGGATTCTCCTCGACATCGATAATAAGGACGACTACGAGCGACTTCGAGATTTCGGGCCGCTAGGGCCGCCTCCATCGTGGTTAGCAATGAAACTACGACACTCCGCTTCCTAG
- a CDS encoding fatty acid desaturase family protein, with protein sequence MMWVKIAVGLAVLAGAWIALYTFRPGSWKFVALYLLGGFAQTFLLLNIAHDSNHNAVSSRPLVNKSLNYIFDLCGISSYMWRFLHHRGHHSCINLHGEDDALSGRGILRFTPHEPRAPWHRFQHIYALFLYAMFSLDYVFVRDFQHFFLPTHGYLKRAKHPMREYVTLFAGKAFYLTYMLILPVLVLGKSPLLVVGAFLLVHLVVGLSVTLVFQTTHTIDSTYFPADRGEFENGVYHIFATTADYATENPVVGWLAGGLNHHIIHHLCPFVCHTHYAPLTRIVKQTAEEFGVPYRQHPTMTRAIRHHLILLKQLGNEN encoded by the coding sequence ATGATGTGGGTCAAGATCGCTGTGGGCCTGGCAGTCCTGGCTGGTGCCTGGATCGCCCTGTATACGTTCAGACCCGGTTCCTGGAAGTTCGTTGCTCTCTATCTTTTAGGCGGCTTCGCACAGACATTCCTTTTGTTGAACATCGCTCATGACAGCAATCACAACGCCGTCTCGTCCCGGCCGCTCGTCAACAAATCCCTGAACTATATCTTCGATCTGTGTGGAATCAGCTCGTACATGTGGCGTTTCCTTCATCATCGAGGTCATCACTCCTGCATCAATCTCCATGGCGAAGATGATGCGCTCTCAGGACGCGGCATCCTTCGCTTTACGCCCCACGAGCCCCGGGCTCCCTGGCACCGATTCCAGCACATCTATGCGCTGTTCCTGTACGCGATGTTCTCTCTGGACTATGTGTTCGTCAGAGACTTCCAGCACTTTTTCCTCCCGACCCACGGATACCTGAAACGCGCCAAACACCCCATGCGCGAGTACGTTACCCTCTTCGCAGGCAAGGCCTTTTACCTCACGTACATGCTCATCCTGCCGGTGCTGGTGCTGGGAAAATCGCCTCTCCTGGTCGTCGGCGCGTTCCTTCTGGTCCATTTAGTCGTCGGTCTGTCCGTGACCCTAGTATTCCAGACGACACACACAATTGACAGCACTTACTTTCCCGCGGATCGTGGCGAGTTCGAAAACGGGGTGTATCACATTTTCGCGACAACAGCTGACTATGCAACGGAAAACCCGGTCGTCGGTTGGCTCGCCGGAGGGCTCAACCATCACATCATCCACCACCTGTGCCCTTTCGTCTGCCATACCCACTACGCTCCGCTGACCAGGATCGTGAAGCAGACCGCCGAAGAGTTCGGGGTCCCCTATCGGCAGCACCCCACTATGACCCGGGCAATCCGACATCATCTAATACTTTTGAAGCAACTGGGGAACGAAAACTGA
- a CDS encoding fatty acyl-AMP ligase, whose product MLASILDNLDRLADEHPDKLLYSYLDVNGDPIESYTYASFLQRAQAIAGHLRKDGRFAAGDRLLLAYPPGLEMICAFFGCVRAGLIPVPVYPPSSRGFQSALYKMVHIAKDCQAAGILTSKDYHASLKTNLARSGVSASGVDVDYISSLPWIPTEDFVHTTSGWANADRSKILFLQYTSGSTMEPKGVIVTHENILNTYSLVIDHPSPVVVSWLPQYHDMGLIGCYLYPALKGGTTYGFAPMDFIQRPILWFDAITTYRATATAAPNFAYDYCLRAGRLSKDSLEACDLSSLRVLMCAAEPVKADTYTRFLEAFQSYGLKSESFYVAYGLAENTLAVTLGGRNIVSVNKRALALGKARMTTEVSEIDGATQIVSCGTPLAGLDVKIVDPEGHFALKPDRIGEIWVAGSGKCLGYWNNPELTLKQFRARLVDDTPYDDGYLRTGDIGFFHDGELYVCSRIKDMIILRGQNYYPHDIENVVEKSSGLIRHNCVAAFQIQEDSEPALAIVAEVKNPRSLPEARKIAAAVRNYLNVEVAVISLIAPRAIPRTSSGKIMRHKTKQMWLQGEFTVLSDFSREKDAGNCSSETYANSSFAELKARYNLTGQESYNLVEAGLDSLDLVVFMHELKELLKDKGAEMLARQVDIGVIQRVSVAELFGLAEMLENAPEEAIVHLRHSLAAFREEQSAAEKEMMTNDRKLVFEPPVPAPVPDTPMPGHVLLTGGTGFIGPFLMKSLLEQTRAKIHVLVRSSDENQGRQRLRAAMESMGPCEAELMEMFEERVIPVCGDLGQPSLGLTQDVWDLLASEIDTVFHNGATVNYLFNYDLMRDANVLGTNEVVRLAFEGRPKEFNYVSTTFVFGWAVKSVLYETDHNEDMELLDFGYSQSKWVAEQVVFDARRRGLSARVFRPALVSPSVTGGGNNFDIAVRLVAFMVNHGIGVDTLNQVSFVPADIVANNIVAISTTPGTANKTYHIVRDDYSNMMDITGLITQATGRQFEAYSLPDFVPELIRRCRKEDLLFPLLDFLVGSVDNISAMEFKRYDNSSYQMARDASVWGKADPSLEDTVNGILKFMHRKGIISIAPREADEVPRGNPILDCSEALPDALSATAS is encoded by the coding sequence ATGTTGGCTTCAATTTTAGACAACCTGGATAGGCTGGCGGATGAGCATCCGGACAAACTCCTCTATTCGTATCTCGATGTAAACGGCGATCCAATCGAAAGCTACACCTACGCGTCGTTCCTCCAACGAGCGCAGGCGATAGCCGGACATCTGCGGAAAGATGGCCGTTTTGCGGCTGGCGATCGGCTTCTGCTCGCGTACCCACCTGGACTTGAGATGATCTGCGCGTTCTTTGGTTGCGTGCGCGCCGGATTAATTCCGGTTCCGGTCTATCCCCCAAGTTCGCGCGGGTTCCAGAGCGCGCTCTACAAGATGGTCCACATCGCTAAGGATTGCCAGGCGGCTGGGATCTTGACGAGCAAGGACTACCACGCTTCCCTGAAGACGAATCTCGCCAGAAGCGGAGTCTCTGCGTCCGGCGTTGACGTGGATTACATCTCCAGCCTTCCATGGATCCCCACAGAGGATTTCGTGCATACCACTTCGGGCTGGGCGAATGCCGATCGTTCGAAGATCCTGTTTCTTCAGTACACCTCGGGCTCGACGATGGAGCCCAAGGGCGTGATCGTAACGCACGAAAACATCTTAAACACCTATTCGCTCGTGATCGACCATCCCTCTCCGGTCGTCGTTTCCTGGCTTCCGCAGTATCACGATATGGGACTGATCGGGTGCTACCTCTATCCAGCGCTGAAAGGCGGCACGACCTACGGGTTCGCGCCAATGGACTTTATTCAGCGGCCGATTCTGTGGTTCGATGCGATCACCACCTACCGTGCCACCGCGACCGCTGCCCCCAACTTCGCCTACGACTATTGCCTCCGCGCCGGGAGGCTTTCCAAGGACAGCTTGGAAGCTTGTGATCTCAGCTCGCTTCGCGTATTGATGTGCGCCGCCGAACCTGTAAAGGCGGATACCTACACCCGGTTTCTAGAGGCGTTTCAGTCTTATGGACTCAAGTCCGAGAGTTTCTACGTCGCCTATGGGCTGGCTGAGAATACTCTGGCGGTCACCCTCGGCGGTCGCAACATCGTCTCCGTCAACAAGCGTGCCCTTGCGCTGGGGAAGGCCCGCATGACGACCGAGGTCTCTGAAATTGACGGAGCCACACAAATTGTCAGTTGTGGAACCCCGCTCGCGGGTCTCGACGTGAAGATCGTGGATCCGGAGGGTCACTTCGCCCTTAAGCCGGACCGCATCGGCGAAATTTGGGTCGCCGGAAGCGGCAAGTGCCTGGGATATTGGAATAATCCGGAATTGACTCTGAAGCAGTTTCGAGCACGGCTTGTTGACGATACTCCCTACGACGACGGCTACCTCCGTACGGGGGACATAGGATTCTTCCACGATGGCGAGCTCTACGTCTGCAGCCGCATCAAGGACATGATCATTCTCCGCGGACAGAACTATTACCCGCATGACATTGAGAACGTCGTGGAGAAATCATCCGGTCTGATCCGGCACAACTGCGTCGCCGCCTTCCAGATTCAGGAAGACAGCGAGCCTGCGCTGGCAATCGTCGCCGAAGTCAAAAATCCCAGGTCCCTTCCTGAAGCACGAAAGATTGCCGCCGCGGTTCGGAACTACCTCAACGTAGAAGTGGCCGTCATCTCCCTCATCGCGCCACGCGCGATCCCGAGAACGAGTTCGGGTAAGATCATGCGCCACAAGACCAAGCAGATGTGGTTGCAAGGTGAGTTCACCGTTCTCTCCGACTTTTCGCGGGAGAAGGATGCCGGAAACTGCTCGTCCGAAACTTACGCAAACTCCTCTTTCGCCGAATTGAAGGCCAGGTACAACCTGACAGGTCAGGAATCGTACAACCTCGTCGAAGCCGGCCTCGATTCCCTGGATCTTGTTGTGTTCATGCATGAGCTCAAGGAGCTGCTGAAAGATAAAGGCGCCGAGATGCTGGCGCGGCAAGTAGATATCGGTGTCATTCAACGTGTCAGCGTAGCCGAGCTCTTTGGTCTGGCCGAGATGCTGGAGAACGCTCCCGAAGAGGCCATCGTTCATCTGCGTCATTCCCTTGCGGCCTTCCGCGAAGAGCAGAGCGCCGCCGAGAAGGAGATGATGACCAACGACCGTAAGCTCGTCTTCGAGCCTCCGGTGCCTGCGCCCGTGCCGGACACACCAATGCCGGGTCACGTGTTGCTCACGGGCGGGACCGGCTTCATTGGGCCATTCCTTATGAAGAGTCTGCTGGAACAGACACGGGCGAAGATCCATGTTCTTGTCCGGTCTTCCGACGAAAATCAGGGCAGGCAAAGGCTGAGAGCTGCGATGGAGTCAATGGGCCCATGCGAAGCAGAGCTTATGGAGATGTTCGAGGAACGCGTGATCCCCGTCTGCGGCGATCTCGGGCAGCCAAGTCTGGGCCTCACCCAGGACGTGTGGGATCTCCTCGCGAGTGAGATTGACACGGTGTTCCATAACGGTGCAACCGTAAACTACCTGTTTAACTACGACCTGATGCGCGACGCAAACGTGCTGGGAACCAATGAGGTCGTAAGATTGGCCTTCGAGGGACGCCCCAAAGAGTTCAATTACGTCTCGACTACCTTTGTATTCGGCTGGGCGGTCAAATCGGTCCTCTATGAAACCGACCATAACGAAGACATGGAGCTTCTCGATTTCGGCTACAGCCAATCGAAATGGGTAGCGGAACAGGTGGTCTTCGACGCCCGCAGACGGGGACTTTCTGCGCGTGTCTTCCGACCGGCTCTCGTCAGCCCCTCGGTCACAGGAGGAGGCAACAACTTCGATATCGCTGTTCGGTTGGTTGCTTTTATGGTCAACCACGGCATTGGCGTCGATACACTCAATCAGGTCAGCTTTGTTCCGGCCGACATCGTGGCGAACAACATCGTTGCGATCTCCACCACACCCGGCACAGCGAACAAGACATACCACATCGTGCGCGACGACTATTCCAACATGATGGATATCACTGGGCTGATTACCCAGGCGACTGGCCGGCAATTCGAAGCATACAGCCTTCCCGATTTCGTTCCCGAACTAATCCGGAGATGCCGCAAGGAAGATCTTCTCTTCCCGCTACTGGATTTTCTGGTCGGCTCTGTCGACAACATCTCAGCGATGGAGTTCAAACGCTATGACAACTCTTCTTATCAGATGGCCCGGGATGCCTCCGTGTGGGGCAAAGCGGATCCGTCGCTGGAAGATACGGTCAACGGCATTTTGAAATTCATGCATCGCAAGGGGATCATCTCGATCGCTCCTCGCGAGGCAGACGAGGTGCCACGGGGCAATCCAATTCTGGACTGCTCCGAAGCGTTACCAGATGCATTATCCGCTACTGCTTCTTAA
- a CDS encoding MMPL family transporter produces MTTILYDMINAMHVRRFWVSGIVLAAAIALLPFSFHAERHLETATRVEGSQAETVRQELADRFRSPFVDRVVLVIQGLPPADTDAGGKALDVIAAGLKDQPGVSGVVSYLDLRDPIFLGRGGGTFVLVGLTSSDGPVESLVPKLHQLASSLENQLRGRYPAVKLELTGEIPLNFDIRKASAADVQRGERLVIPATLALLLLAFGSLMAAFIPLAVGQLAIATTLAITGLLAQRWHLSILVQNLATMLGLGLGIDYALLMVSRFREAISAGHSGPEASVIAARQAGHTLLISASTVAIGFLALLTVPISEIRSIGIAGFLVAGMSVLLTNTLVPAVLALLGTRINLGRLPFTPKLDADRAARTGDRWRRWGKVIVAHPWIALLVAGTPLLLLAWQARHLDTSLPRGDWLPKTAESVHALNTLEQMDRDGVVESLRVIVELPTDSIAQTDAGWNVLDRLTKRLASDPRCDRVISITTLAEGNQSSLNGLSRETRRTFLSSDGRAALLELIPKGSVSLRDQVTWVRELRKTGAPALTGVPGATLLVGGIPALNADYETIIKDRFPSVTALVVGGTLLALLCGFRSIFAALKAIALNLLSVAASFGALVFVFQDGHGSRFLGVPGGTGSVFPLVPIVAFAIVFGLSMDYEVFLVARVLEARRSGLSEMDAIPEGMARTAGLITSAAAIMIVVFAAFTIGDFLVVKMIGFTLAIAVFIDATLVRIVIGPALLRIAGDWNWWPGGLATARREPVTTSRE; encoded by the coding sequence GTGACAACGATCTTGTATGACATGATCAATGCTATGCATGTGCGCCGTTTTTGGGTGTCGGGGATCGTTTTGGCAGCAGCCATTGCACTTCTTCCCTTCTCTTTTCACGCAGAGCGCCACCTGGAGACCGCAACCCGTGTCGAAGGGAGCCAGGCTGAGACGGTCCGGCAGGAGCTGGCCGATCGTTTTCGGTCGCCATTTGTGGACCGTGTGGTCCTGGTGATCCAGGGACTTCCACCAGCGGACACAGATGCAGGCGGGAAAGCGTTAGATGTCATCGCGGCAGGACTGAAAGATCAACCCGGCGTTTCAGGAGTAGTGTCCTACCTCGACCTGCGAGATCCGATCTTTCTGGGCCGGGGAGGGGGAACGTTTGTTCTGGTGGGCCTCACCTCGTCCGACGGCCCGGTGGAGTCGCTTGTCCCGAAACTTCACCAGCTGGCGAGCTCTCTAGAAAATCAACTGCGCGGCCGTTATCCGGCGGTGAAGCTCGAGCTTACAGGCGAAATTCCGCTGAATTTTGACATCCGCAAAGCCAGCGCCGCCGACGTGCAACGGGGCGAAAGGCTGGTGATCCCCGCGACGCTCGCACTTCTTCTATTGGCTTTTGGAAGCCTGATGGCCGCCTTCATTCCATTGGCGGTCGGCCAGCTTGCGATTGCGACCACACTGGCGATTACGGGTTTGCTGGCCCAGCGTTGGCACTTGTCCATTCTGGTTCAGAATTTAGCCACCATGCTTGGCCTGGGCCTGGGAATCGACTACGCGCTCCTCATGGTCAGCCGCTTTCGCGAAGCGATCTCCGCCGGGCACAGCGGACCCGAGGCATCGGTCATCGCGGCACGTCAGGCAGGTCACACGCTATTGATTTCAGCATCAACGGTAGCCATTGGATTTCTAGCCCTCCTGACGGTTCCGATCAGCGAAATCCGTTCCATCGGTATCGCGGGATTCCTGGTGGCAGGAATGAGTGTGTTGCTTACGAATACCCTCGTTCCGGCGGTCTTGGCCTTACTCGGTACCCGGATCAACCTTGGCCGATTACCCTTTACTCCAAAGCTGGATGCCGATCGGGCCGCGCGTACGGGAGACCGCTGGCGCCGCTGGGGGAAAGTGATCGTCGCGCATCCTTGGATTGCCCTCCTGGTGGCAGGAACTCCTTTGCTTTTGCTCGCCTGGCAGGCCAGACACCTGGATACCAGTCTCCCCAGAGGGGATTGGCTTCCGAAGACAGCGGAATCAGTCCATGCGCTCAACACCCTCGAACAGATGGATCGAGACGGCGTTGTTGAATCGCTGCGCGTCATCGTCGAACTTCCAACGGATTCCATCGCTCAAACCGACGCGGGGTGGAATGTGCTCGATCGTCTCACAAAGCGGCTCGCAAGCGACCCTCGCTGTGACCGGGTGATTTCTATCACTACGCTTGCGGAGGGCAACCAGTCTTCCCTTAATGGCCTCTCACGAGAGACGCGTCGAACGTTTCTGAGTAGTGACGGACGGGCGGCGCTGCTTGAGCTGATACCCAAGGGTTCGGTCTCCCTACGTGACCAGGTGACTTGGGTGCGGGAGCTTCGGAAGACCGGCGCGCCAGCTCTCACAGGCGTGCCTGGAGCGACCCTTCTCGTCGGGGGCATCCCGGCACTCAACGCCGATTATGAAACGATCATCAAAGACCGCTTTCCGTCGGTAACGGCGCTGGTAGTAGGGGGAACGCTCCTTGCATTGCTCTGTGGCTTTCGATCAATCTTCGCAGCCCTAAAGGCCATTGCACTCAACCTGCTGTCGGTCGCGGCCTCCTTCGGAGCATTAGTTTTCGTCTTCCAAGACGGACACGGAAGCAGGTTCCTGGGAGTTCCTGGGGGAACCGGTAGCGTGTTTCCACTTGTTCCGATCGTCGCCTTTGCCATCGTCTTCGGATTAAGCATGGACTATGAGGTATTTCTGGTCGCACGCGTTCTCGAAGCCAGAAGGAGCGGGCTCAGTGAAATGGATGCGATTCCAGAGGGCATGGCTAGAACCGCAGGCCTAATTACGAGCGCCGCCGCAATCATGATCGTGGTCTTTGCGGCCTTCACCATTGGAGATTTCCTGGTGGTCAAGATGATCGGATTTACGTTGGCGATTGCCGTGTTCATCGACGCGACACTTGTACGTATCGTGATAGGTCCCGCGCTCCTTCGTATCGCAGGCGATTGGAACTGGTGGCCGGGCGGCCTCGCCACGGCACGGAGAGAGCCCGTAACGACGAGTCGCGAATGA